One Hevea brasiliensis isolate MT/VB/25A 57/8 chromosome 6, ASM3005281v1, whole genome shotgun sequence genomic window, CTCATGTCCTATGATGGACCATATATTGTCATTGATTTCTGTAGCAGCATCCCATCTTTTTCTGAAACCTTGTGCTGTATGGATGGCAGATTTATTTGCTCCTAAGTTTCTCTTTCGAATGTCTTTTTAGGTGCTTGCTCAGGAGCTGAAAAATCAGATGCTTCAGAGCTGGAATTTGAACCCATGAGTGATGATCAACCTAACAGTGGTTCTTGGATTCAAACTGAGCAAGCCCGGTTGCAATCACTGCATGAAATGCTGGTAAAATTGCGTAGTCTTGCTTTAGATACAAACTATATGAGGGGAGAATTCTTGAACACTGTGAAGCAGAAAATTTTGATGTTCAGAAATTGTGCATACCAAACTATCTTGAATattgggactgaaaaatgctgtTTCAGAGGCAACgaaattcaatcatctcatcctTGCTGCAAAAAGAGTCAACCAAGTGTCAAGGATGATGAAAATGAGTGTTGGGGTATTTCCACCTGTCATAAATCAAATCTGGCATGCCCTATTAACTTCCTGGGGTTAAAGAGGCATTTTAATTATCCTGTTGATTCTGATTTTTGTTTTAAGTTACGCAAAACTATGACCCTCTTCTCAATCAATGGAGCTGAAGCTGATATTCAGAAAAGCAAAGCTGGACACAATGCATTCATGTTGGATGCTTTGATCTCACAGCCTGCGTTGTCAGATCTTTATTTGAAGTTTTGCAACACCATGCCCTTTTCCTTTTTAATTGGCATGGATGCTTATTTACAAATAAATAGAAGCAGATGTGAGGCAAGTACTTCTGGTGCTTTTTTCTCAGGGTCTCAATTAGAGGTAGTTATTATTGATGATGCAAGTTCAAGAACCAGAAATTACCTACCATCTTCTCATGCTACCAATCAAATGCAGAAGGAACCTAGCAGTGATGATGAAACTTCTGTGGAAAATAATAGACAAATAAGGACTAATGCAGCTTTCAGAGACAGCTCTATGGATGCTAAGGGTGAAACATCTGTGGAAATCAATAGACAAATAAGCACTGATGCAGTTTTCAGAGACAGCTCTATAGATGATGATGGAACATCTGTGGAAACCAATAGACAATTAAGCGTCAATGTAGCTCTCAGAGACAGTTCTATGGATGAAACATCTGTGGAAACCAATAGACAAGTATGCACTGATGCAACTTTCAGAGACTGCTCTATGGATAATAAGAAGCTTCATCCACTTGTTACTTCTCATGTATCATTCAAGCCGCAAGCAGCTCAGCAATCAACACATGATACTATTGGCAATTATCAATCTTTGTACATGAAATTCCCCAAGGATTTTAGCCTTCCATCCAAGAAGGATTTGATAAGGAAATTTAGTAGATTTGGGGAAGTAGACTCATTTAGAACCAAAATCTATACTCGAATGGGCTCTGCCCTGGTTGTTTTCTTACACCAGCCTGATGCAGTGGCTGCTTATCAGTATgcaaagaggaaaaaaaatatatttggtGAACCAAATATCCTGTATTGGCTTGACCCATATGAGAAAAAGACAAGACTATCAAAGTATGTTGTACCCCTGCCAAACATAAAATCCTGCCTCAAAAAATCAGATTTGCATGGACGAGAAGGTAAGAAGTGTTCCAAAAGGGTGAGGTTTTTAATGGAAACATAGATTAGATCACCGCACAGGTGACTAGTTCTTTTGTTAAGTGTTGATTTCTCTCTGAAAATTGCCGCAAAAAATTGCGCTTTAATATGAACTTGTTCAGGGAGTCCAATTTTGTTACTGTTAGTAGCTCATGTATGACGATCAGAGGTTTAATGAGCAACTGAACTTGTGTAGCTTTTGTGAAACTCGCGTGTTTTGGACTCCATTAAGAATATATgctaaattaattgaattatgtcttttaagggatatatattttcttttctttttttttcagtttCAAAAAATTTTACCTCAAGTTAGTGGTTTCTAATGATACCTTTATTATGAATTAGAAGAATActcgtgcatatatatatatatatatatatatatatatatatatatatatatatatcattatttgttttaaaaaattatttttaattaaaagaattttaatattactatttaaaatattaaaactctaaaatattagtaataaacTTTGATTAAATAAGTTAACATTTACTCTCAAATTAATGACTTTAAcagttataaattttttaatggtCATAAGTTAttctttataataataataataataataataataattattattattattattattattattaaatcattttataataataaagataaaataatattaaagtaaattaaaatttattaaatgtatAAAGGACAGAGaaaacttttaaatattaattttttttaagtgaatgtaaattttgATTTTACTACCATtaacatttttaaattaaaaataaatgaaaataataacatatgataattatatttagtaattatatattacatctgtttagaaaatataaaaaaagcctttaatgttgacttttgtcttttaacaaaaattaaaaattaatagataggcattatttttaaaatttcgacatgtttaaaaaaattaaattattaatttctcataaaaatttaaatatgctTAGTTGTAATTTGAAATAGACGTAATAATTGGATAGTTATGAATTATtcattaaactttaaaattaaatgttttgaattgataaattatcagtaattaaatactaaatttaattatagcaaatgtatttaaaaatatttcactTTCCTTTAAAACAACTACTATtaacatttttaaattaaaaattaaaaaacttcATAATGAAtggtaattatatttaataatcaatacttttatattatttaaatttgaaaaatcaaaataattaagaattatatttaaaaaattaaattatataataactaTATATTATAATTGTTTAAGAAATACAGAAAAAATTATCATTAATAaatctaattaaaaattattatttggtATAAATATTATAGATTTAAAATCTTatcttcttttgaattttttttacaaaaatctGAACAACCTCTTCATTAGGAAACGAAAATAAAACATATGTAAAATTAATATATGAGTTTATTAGGTATAACtgataaattaatctaattaactcttaatttttttcCATCTCTAATTAAATTAAGCTTTAAGACATTtgtaataacaacaacaacaacaataataataataataataataataatataattattatattatattattaattttaaattattttattaattttaagaaatataatttttaaatttttataattaaataaaataattaaaaatttaaaaaccattaaatgaaaaaattataaaattattaaaatatatctaatatttttaattaattagccataaaaattatgattataatgattatagtaaaaatatttaataataataataataataataataataataataatttatattaattattataattattagatataataatttatatacgaTGAGTATCACATGGTaacactaaaaatttaaaatatcatataataataacaaaaaaaaaatatttttactatATAATACTATGTGATAACATaagtatttaaaatgcaatataaCAGCAATAAGAAAAACCTCATATAAATTTCTGTTAATATTCTATGAAGGTGTCAACTCAGAAAATACTTGCCTCTAGATTTCGATTCTAGATTTGTTTATTTTCCTGTTACTGTCCTGAATTTTTATTTATAGTACCTAAATTTTTGGTAATCTCGGGTTTCAATGACAATTTTTGCTAAAAAGAAAAGATTCCAACTATGCATTTGAATACAATTACTAGTAATATCAAAAGTACATATTCAAAATTGGTAAGAAgttaatgaataaattaattaatattgaaaatCCATTCAAAATTCAAGACCTTGGAGTCTTCATCAGGCCGACATTCACTTTGTTGGAGTCGCTGGCCTCTGCAACTGCAAGAACATGTTTTCTTTGGGCCGGGCTCTCAACGAAGCTTAGACAATTACTACCGAAATTCCTAGATGAAATTAAAGGCCGAAGTCATCCCGGCCGGCCTAATCATTCGAAGTGTAGAGGGAAAAGAAAGCACGCGATCCTCTATTGCCCATATAAGGCTGATGACCATCACCTTGTTCCTACGCATTCCACGCTCAAAGACCATACCTATTCCAATTCTTCTCTCTCTATCCATTCTTCCATTCAGAAAATGAGGTAAGCTTTCATGTTCATTATGCTGGGATAATAATGTTATTGTTAGCAGACTTGAAGTGCGATATTGTTTACTACCGATCAAaggttttctattttttttttttttttggtttaaaGGTAGATGGTTATTGAAATCTTGCATTTCTTTCTTatttgtgctttttttttttccattatagATGGCTAAGTACTATATCAAGAAAGTTGATATTTGATAATAGTTTAAAGCA contains:
- the LOC110634609 gene encoding uncharacterized protein LOC110634609 produces the protein MKMAKSPMELRRGEIVWARVVYPKKWWPGLLLSVDALGVAVSFFDSGENPRYFLETEVCSFQENFETLIGTVNNCCKGEELVDAALKLLSKRVTSSLKCPCYFRPPLQSNALSRRSKRRRREDLFRSDAVLGFVLGLAVSPFVGVSDFVYAVTVSAQLNVFRNYLVSKQKLFLQPEAMRHHHERDDFSYLSSSRTLGACSGAEKSDASELEFEPMSDDQPNSGSWIQTEQARLQSLHEMLVKLRSLALDTNYMRGEFLNTVKQKILMFRNCAYQTILNIGTEKCCFRGNEIQSSHPCCKKSQPSVKDDENECWGISTCHKSNLACPINFLGLKRHFNYPVDSDFCFKLRKTMTLFSINGAEADIQKSKAGHNAFMLDALISQPALSDLYLKFCNTMPFSFLIGMDAYLQINRSRCEASTSGAFFSGSQLEVVIIDDASSRTRNYLPSSHATNQMQKEPSSDDETSVENNRQIRTNAAFRDSSMDAKGETSVEINRQISTDAVFRDSSIDDDGTSVETNRQLSVNVALRDSSMDETSVETNRQVCTDATFRDCSMDNKKLHPLVTSHVSFKPQAAQQSTHDTIGNYQSLYMKFPKDFSLPSKKDLIRKFSRFGEVDSFRTKIYTRMGSALVVFLHQPDAVAAYQYAKRKKNIFGEPNILYWLDPYEKKTRLSKYVVPLPNIKSCLKKSDLHGREGKKCSKRVRFLMET